The DNA window GCGAGTAATGCCAAGCGCGCCGTGTTGGGCGGGTTTTTCAACAACAGCGGCTTATGGGGATCGGCCATGGTGGCTTGCTGCAGAATGAAGTGATACCCGTCGAGAAACGCCTGCTCCTGGCCCTTACCCGCTCCCTCGAACAGGCAATACCGGTCAAAGAGCTTGGGTAACTCCCGTGGCAGCATCCAATAATAGTAGACCGTGGCGGTGGTGATGGCGGGCAGTGCCAACTCTTCTTCCTGCGGCAGGTCCACGCCTACGGGAAGGTTATCCATCGGTCTGCTGATATGGGGCAGAATGGGCCCCAATCGCGTGAGCCATCGGCCCAGCGTGAAGTAGCAGGTGGCCGTTCCGATATGACCATTCGATACCGTGGCAAACTGCGGGTCCTGCTTGAGCGTGTAGTGCAAATGCGTCGTGCCGCTTCGCCAATGCCCCAGAATCATCAGCGGTGGACCCGCCAATCGGGTGGCACGCACACGCGGATTATAGAGCTTCTCCTCTAGCCAACGAAAAGGCCCAAACGCCCGGTTGACCAGGCGCAAATAGGTCAACCGCCACCGGAAGTCCGGATCCGTTTGAAAATGCCGAAGTGTTTCCTCCAGAATCGGCGTTTTCGCCATCATATAGGGCGAAAAAACCGGCGGAAGATTGTCCAATTTCAGCATGTGGCCTCGCTTATCCTGCAGGAATACAAATAAAGGTGGCCGGCTTGTTCGGGGGCGAATGCCGCGCCCCCTGCCCCATCAGCAACGCATGAGATCACCCGCAAACGCGCTGAAACAATACGCCGGTTGCCGCTTCGTATCCCCACAAACTTAGTACATGTGCAAAATCGGCGTCATGCTTAACGATGCTTTGGTCAGAGCATACGGCCGAACAGCCTCGACAATGCGACGAGTTCCGCGGCTCGATTGGTTGCACCCATAAGCTTTGGCACCAGTTAGCACTCGCCCAGCTGGCTTTTTGTGATTGGAAGAATGGGGTGGGCTGCTTGGGGTCGACTGATTGCCGCCCATCGCAATCAGAACGGGCCGCCTGGGGTTCTCGACGGGGATGAGGGAACCTACCGGCCAATAGCCAATGGCACCCAGAAAGCGGATCAATGTGGCGCGAAAGAGGCAAAAAAAAATCTCTGTATATGGACATATACAGAGATTTTCCGATTTGGTAGCGGGGGCAGGATTCGAACCTGCGACCTTCGGGTTATGAGCCCGACGAGCTGCCAGACTGCTCCACCCCGCACTCGTGAGAGGGCGAGAGTATAGGTTAGAGCAACCGGTTTGTCAAAAAGCCGATGCACATAACTCCATCAATCCTCCCGGAACGATACCCAAAATGAGAACAATCAAGCCATTGGCGGTAAGCAAGGCCCGCATATCGAAAGACGGCTCGAACGGCTCGTGGTGCGTCGGCGCATCGAAGTACATCACTTTGACAACACGGAGGTAGTAATAAGCGCTGATAAACGCGAATATCACCGCCACAATCGCCAACCAATACATTCCTTGCTGAACAACGGCGTTGAGCACGGCCAGTTTGCTGTAAAAGCCGACTGTTGGAGGCACACCGGCCATAGAAAACATCAGCAGCAGCATAATCAAGGCGAACCAAGGGCTGCGCTCATTCAGCCCTTTGAAATCGTCGATATTCTCCGCTTCCAACCCCTGGTGGCTAAGGAGAATAATCATGCCGAAGGCCCCTGCCGCCATGAGCACATAAACCAAGGTATAGAACATGGCCGCGCCATAGCCTTCGTCCGTTCCGGCGATGATACCGAGCAGTAAAAAGCCGATATGGCCGATGGTCGAATAGGCCAACATACGCTTGATGTTGGTTTGGGCGATG is part of the Pseudomonadota bacterium genome and encodes:
- a CDS encoding sulfotransferase; amino-acid sequence: MLKLDNLPPVFSPYMMAKTPILEETLRHFQTDPDFRWRLTYLRLVNRAFGPFRWLEEKLYNPRVRATRLAGPPLMILGHWRSGTTHLHYTLKQDPQFATVSNGHIGTATCYFTLGRWLTRLGPILPHISRPMDNLPVGVDLPQEEELALPAITTATVYYYWMLPRELPKLFDRYCLFEGAGKGQEQAFLDGYHFILQQATMADPHKPLLLKNPPNTARLALLAERYPDAKFVHIYRNPYDVYRSSQHLYDKMSAGFGLQAVTPEQRDEIVLYVYERMMSAYLSQRQAIPPERLVEVRFEDLERDGMGEIRQIYETLALPGWALAE